In Agromyces archimandritae, one genomic interval encodes:
- a CDS encoding RsmB/NOP family class I SAM-dependent RNA methyltransferase: MSGQARRPARRRDPRPPQTRIARSRLVAFDVLEAVRDGEAYANLLLPTRIRRAGLDTADAAFATELAYGTLRMQGFYDRVIEQAAGRAASEIDPTVLVVLRLGVHQILAMRVPDHAAVNEQVALARKVAGPAAGFVNAVLRRVARTGAEEWRERIASAERDEDGRLSALTSHPEWIVRAFRAALEHEGRAGELEALLDADDTAPRVNLAILPGLGEQAAADAGVEPDRYSPIGATAEDPIRLAEASGGRIRVQDEGSQLAALALSRAEPIRPGERWLDLCAGPGGKAAVLAAEALAGGATLVANEAVPARAELVRKALVGIPAEVEVRVGDGRAIDAGGTEAGFDRILLDAPCTGLGALRRRPEARWRKRPADVPELTKLQGELLDAAIGALKPGGILAYVTCSPHTAETFGSLGAALARHAGSVEQLETRSVVQGVSRHPLDLAGGAETVQLWPHRHGTDAMFIALLRRTR, encoded by the coding sequence ATGAGCGGCCAGGCCCGCCGGCCGGCCCGGCGACGCGATCCGAGGCCGCCGCAGACCCGCATCGCCCGCTCGCGGCTCGTCGCCTTCGACGTGCTCGAAGCGGTGCGCGACGGCGAGGCGTACGCGAACCTGCTGCTGCCGACCCGCATCCGCCGCGCCGGGCTCGATACGGCCGATGCCGCCTTCGCGACCGAACTGGCCTACGGCACCCTGCGCATGCAGGGCTTCTACGACCGCGTCATCGAGCAGGCCGCAGGCCGGGCCGCCTCCGAGATCGACCCGACCGTGCTCGTCGTGCTCCGCCTCGGCGTCCACCAGATCCTCGCGATGCGCGTGCCCGACCATGCCGCCGTCAACGAGCAGGTCGCGCTCGCCCGCAAGGTCGCCGGGCCCGCTGCCGGCTTCGTGAACGCGGTGCTCCGACGCGTCGCCCGCACGGGCGCCGAGGAGTGGCGGGAACGGATCGCCTCGGCCGAGCGCGATGAGGACGGCCGGCTGTCGGCGCTCACCAGCCACCCGGAGTGGATCGTCCGCGCCTTCCGCGCCGCCCTCGAGCACGAGGGCCGGGCGGGCGAGCTCGAGGCCCTCCTGGATGCCGACGACACGGCCCCGCGGGTGAACCTCGCGATCCTGCCGGGTCTCGGCGAGCAGGCCGCGGCGGATGCCGGGGTCGAACCCGACCGGTATTCGCCGATCGGGGCGACGGCCGAGGATCCGATCCGCCTCGCCGAGGCCTCGGGCGGCCGCATCCGCGTGCAGGACGAGGGCTCGCAGCTCGCGGCGCTCGCCCTGAGCCGGGCCGAGCCGATCCGCCCGGGGGAGCGCTGGCTCGACCTTTGCGCCGGGCCCGGCGGCAAGGCGGCCGTGCTCGCGGCCGAGGCGCTCGCCGGCGGGGCGACCCTCGTGGCCAACGAGGCGGTCCCGGCCCGGGCCGAGCTCGTCCGCAAGGCCCTCGTCGGCATCCCGGCCGAGGTCGAGGTGCGCGTCGGAGACGGCCGCGCGATCGACGCCGGCGGCACCGAGGCCGGCTTCGACCGGATCCTCCTCGACGCGCCGTGCACGGGCCTCGGCGCCCTCCGCCGCCGGCCGGAGGCGCGCTGGCGGAAGCGCCCGGCGGATGTGCCGGAGCTCACGAAGCTCCAAGGGGAACTCCTCGACGCGGCGATCGGGGCGCTGAAGCCCGGAGGCATCCTCGCCTATGTGACGTGCTCGCCGCACACCGCGGAGACCTTCGGCAGCCTCGGCGCCGCGCTCGCCCGCCACGCCGGCTCGGTCGAGCAGCTCGAGACGCGGAGCGTCGTGCAGGGCGTCTCCCGGCATCCGCTCGACCTCGCAGGCGGCGCCGAGACCGTCCAGCTCTGGCCGCATCGGCACGGAACCGACGCCATGTTCATCGCCCTCCTCCGCCGCACCCGCTGA
- the hisG gene encoding ATP phosphoribosyltransferase: protein MLRIAVPNKGSLSETAQQMLWEAGYTGRRDPRDLIVADPRNGVEFFYLRPRDIATYVGSGALDVGITGRDLLLDSGSDAAEIAALGFGGSTFRFAAPPGTFGELGELQGRRVATSYPGLVGAFLAERGVTAELVKLDGAVESAVRLGVADAVADVVSTGSTLRKAGLEIFGPVILESDAVLIGSGSRKPGTDTLLRRLKGVIVAREYVLLDYDVPAADLEAATKAAPGFESPTVSPLHDPDWVAVRVMIPRTDMNQVMDDLYALGARAILVSAIHAARL, encoded by the coding sequence ATGCTCCGCATCGCCGTGCCCAACAAGGGCTCGCTGTCCGAAACCGCCCAGCAGATGCTGTGGGAGGCCGGCTACACCGGCCGCCGCGATCCGCGCGACCTCATCGTCGCCGACCCCCGCAACGGGGTCGAGTTCTTCTACCTCCGCCCGCGCGACATCGCCACCTATGTGGGCTCCGGCGCCCTCGACGTCGGCATCACGGGCCGCGACCTGCTCCTCGACTCCGGATCCGACGCCGCCGAGATCGCCGCGCTCGGCTTCGGCGGCTCGACGTTCCGCTTCGCCGCCCCGCCCGGCACGTTCGGCGAGCTCGGCGAGCTCCAGGGGCGCCGGGTCGCGACGAGCTATCCGGGCCTCGTCGGCGCCTTCCTCGCCGAACGCGGCGTGACCGCCGAGCTCGTGAAGCTCGACGGCGCCGTCGAATCGGCCGTCCGTCTCGGCGTGGCCGACGCCGTCGCCGACGTCGTCTCCACGGGCTCCACGCTCCGCAAGGCCGGTCTGGAGATCTTCGGGCCCGTGATCCTCGAGTCCGACGCCGTCCTCATCGGCTCCGGAAGCCGGAAGCCGGGGACCGACACGCTCCTCCGGCGCCTGAAGGGCGTCATCGTCGCCCGCGAGTACGTGCTCCTCGACTACGACGTGCCGGCCGCGGACCTCGAGGCGGCCACGAAGGCCGCGCCCGGGTTCGAATCGCCCACGGTGTCCCCGCTGCACGACCCCGACTGGGTGGCGGTGCGGGTCATGATCCCGCGCACCGACATGAACCAGGTGATGGACGACCTCTACGCCCTCGGCGCGCGCGCGATCCTCGTGAGCGCGATCCACGCGGCGCGGTTGTGA
- a CDS encoding phosphoribosyl-ATP diphosphatase: MKTFDGLYAELAEKARTRPEGSGTVRELDGGVHAIGKKIVEEAAEVWMAAEYESDEEAAAEISQLIYHLQVLMVAKGLEPADVYRHL; the protein is encoded by the coding sequence GTGAAAACCTTCGACGGCCTCTACGCCGAACTCGCCGAGAAGGCGCGCACCCGCCCGGAGGGGTCGGGAACCGTGCGCGAACTCGACGGCGGCGTGCATGCGATCGGCAAGAAGATCGTCGAAGAGGCCGCCGAGGTCTGGATGGCCGCCGAGTACGAGAGCGACGAGGAGGCGGCCGCGGAGATCTCGCAGCTGATCTACCACCTGCAGGTGCTCATGGTGGCCAAGGGCCTCGAGCCCGCCGACGTGTACCGACATCTTTGA
- a CDS encoding anthranilate synthase component I, with product MTGATTTREDFVRLAEGRRVVPVVRELFADGETPVGIYRKLAADRPGTFLLESAEQGGIWSRYSFIGAGSWGVLCEAGGRAVWRGNGLDRERALGADAPEAPLEALAALHARWLTEPVPGLPPLAGGLVGFIGWEAVRQIEHLPNRPPAEASLPDQAFTFVSELVAVDHRTGTVQLIANVLNDGAAGLDELWADAAARLDGMQSRLAQPAEAALAEIDLGREPQPWARTAEADFLAAVERSKEYIRAGDVFQVVIAQRFEEPCEAPPLDVYRVLRSLNPSPYMYYLSLEGSDGEPFHIVGSSPEALVKVESGRVYTHPIAGSRPRGATPERDAELETELLADPKELAEHLMLVDLARNDLAKVCTAGSVEVTEFKRVERFSHIMHIVSSVEGDLAPGRGLIDVFRATFPAGTLSGAPKPRALEIIDELEPAQRGVYGGVVGYFGFGGDADLAIAIRTATIAGGVARVQAGGGLVADSVPASEYQESRNKAAAPLRAVAVANAMRRVG from the coding sequence ATGACGGGGGCGACGACGACGCGCGAGGATTTCGTGCGGCTCGCCGAGGGCCGGCGGGTGGTGCCGGTGGTGCGCGAGCTCTTCGCCGACGGCGAGACGCCGGTCGGCATCTACCGCAAGCTCGCCGCCGACCGGCCGGGCACCTTCCTCCTCGAGTCGGCCGAGCAGGGCGGCATCTGGTCGCGCTATTCGTTCATCGGCGCGGGCAGCTGGGGGGTGCTCTGCGAAGCGGGCGGCCGGGCGGTCTGGCGCGGCAACGGCCTCGATCGCGAGCGGGCTCTGGGTGCGGATGCCCCGGAGGCGCCGCTCGAGGCGCTCGCCGCGCTGCACGCGCGCTGGCTGACGGAACCGGTGCCGGGGCTGCCGCCGCTGGCCGGCGGACTCGTCGGCTTCATCGGCTGGGAGGCGGTGCGTCAGATCGAGCACCTCCCGAACCGGCCGCCGGCGGAGGCGTCGCTGCCGGACCAGGCGTTCACCTTCGTCTCCGAGCTCGTCGCCGTCGACCATCGCACGGGCACGGTGCAGCTCATCGCGAACGTGCTGAACGACGGCGCGGCCGGGCTCGACGAGTTGTGGGCGGATGCCGCGGCCCGCCTCGACGGCATGCAGTCGCGCCTCGCGCAGCCGGCCGAGGCCGCCCTCGCCGAGATCGACCTCGGGCGGGAGCCGCAGCCGTGGGCGCGCACCGCCGAAGCGGACTTCCTGGCCGCCGTCGAACGCAGCAAGGAGTACATCCGGGCCGGCGATGTCTTCCAGGTCGTCATCGCGCAGCGCTTCGAGGAGCCCTGCGAGGCACCCCCGCTCGACGTCTACCGGGTGCTGCGCTCGCTGAACCCGAGCCCGTACATGTACTACCTCTCGCTCGAGGGCTCCGACGGCGAACCGTTCCACATCGTCGGCTCCTCGCCCGAGGCGCTCGTGAAGGTCGAGTCGGGCCGCGTGTACACGCATCCGATCGCCGGCTCGAGGCCGCGCGGGGCGACCCCGGAGCGTGACGCGGAGCTCGAGACCGAGCTGCTCGCCGATCCGAAGGAGCTCGCCGAGCACCTCATGCTCGTCGACCTCGCCCGCAACGACCTCGCGAAGGTGTGCACGGCCGGCAGCGTCGAGGTCACGGAGTTCAAGCGCGTCGAGCGGTTCAGCCACATCATGCACATCGTCTCCTCGGTCGAGGGGGATCTGGCCCCGGGCCGGGGCCTCATCGACGTGTTCCGGGCGACGTTCCCGGCCGGCACGCTCTCGGGGGCGCCGAAGCCGCGCGCCCTCGAGATCATCGACGAACTGGAGCCGGCCCAGCGCGGCGTCTACGGCGGGGTCGTCGGCTACTTCGGCTTCGGCGGGGATGCGGATCTCGCGATCGCGATCCGCACGGCGACGATCGCCGGCGGCGTGGCCCGGGTGCAGGCCGGCGGCGGGCTCGTCGCCGATTCGGTGCCGGCGAGCGAGTACCAGGAGTCGCGCAACAAGGCGGCCGCGCCGCTGCGGGCGGTGGCGGTCGCGAATGCGATGCGGCGGGTCGGCTGA
- the hisF gene encoding imidazole glycerol phosphate synthase subunit HisF, giving the protein MSLAVRVIPCLDVAAGRVVKGVNFQNLRDAGDPVELARAYGEQGADELTFLDVTATVDDRSTMYDVVQATAEQVFIPLTVGGGIRSTEDVARLQGHGADKVGVNSAAIARPALIAEIADRFGAQVLVLSLDVKRSPRTASGFVVTTHGGRTETELDALEWAERAIGLGAGELLVNSIDADGTKAGFDLELVRLMREVSSVPVIASGGAGRAADFPPAIEAGADAVLAASVFHNGEVTIAEVKEALRAGGSIVR; this is encoded by the coding sequence ATGTCCCTGGCCGTCCGCGTGATCCCGTGCCTCGACGTGGCCGCCGGCCGCGTCGTCAAGGGCGTCAACTTCCAGAACCTGCGCGATGCCGGCGACCCCGTCGAGCTCGCGCGCGCCTACGGCGAGCAGGGGGCCGACGAGCTCACCTTCCTCGACGTCACCGCCACGGTCGACGACCGCTCGACGATGTACGACGTCGTGCAGGCCACCGCCGAGCAGGTCTTCATCCCGCTCACGGTGGGCGGCGGCATCCGCTCGACGGAGGATGTCGCACGCCTGCAGGGCCACGGCGCCGACAAGGTCGGCGTGAACAGCGCCGCGATCGCCAGGCCCGCCCTGATCGCCGAGATCGCCGACCGTTTCGGCGCGCAGGTGCTCGTGCTCTCCCTCGACGTGAAGCGTTCGCCGCGCACCGCCTCGGGCTTCGTCGTGACGACGCACGGCGGGCGAACCGAGACCGAGCTCGACGCCCTCGAATGGGCCGAACGGGCGATCGGCCTCGGCGCCGGCGAGCTGCTCGTGAACTCGATCGACGCCGACGGCACGAAGGCCGGCTTCGACCTGGAGCTCGTGCGGCTCATGCGCGAGGTCTCCTCGGTGCCCGTCATCGCCTCGGGCGGGGCGGGCCGGGCCGCCGACTTCCCGCCGGCGATCGAGGCGGGGGCGGATGCCGTGCTCGCCGCATCCGTGTTCCACAACGGCGAGGTGACGATCGCCGAGGTCAAGGAGGCGCTGCGCGCCGGAGGGAGCATCGTCCGATGA
- the rpe gene encoding ribulose-phosphate 3-epimerase, translated as MPQRINPSILSADFANLEAELGRIASADLVHVDVMDNHFVPNLTIGRPVVARLQEVSPIPLDVHLMIDDADRWAPGYAETGAYSVTFHAEAAADPVGLARRIRGIGSRAGIALKPGTDAEPYLELLGEFDQVLVMTVEPGFGGQSFMPETMPKLARLADARARHGLDVWLQVDGGITTETIGRAAEAGADTFVAGSAVFGAGVPAEAIEALREAASRSGHRHR; from the coding sequence ATGCCGCAGCGGATCAACCCGAGCATCCTCTCCGCCGACTTCGCGAACCTGGAGGCCGAGCTCGGCCGCATCGCCTCGGCCGATCTCGTGCACGTCGACGTCATGGACAACCATTTCGTGCCGAACCTCACCATCGGCCGCCCCGTCGTCGCGCGGCTGCAGGAGGTCAGCCCGATCCCGCTCGACGTGCACCTCATGATCGACGACGCCGACCGCTGGGCGCCGGGCTACGCGGAGACCGGCGCGTACTCGGTCACCTTCCACGCCGAGGCCGCCGCAGACCCCGTCGGCCTCGCCCGGCGCATCCGCGGCATCGGCTCGCGCGCGGGCATCGCGCTGAAGCCCGGCACCGACGCGGAACCGTACCTGGAGCTGCTCGGCGAATTCGACCAGGTGCTCGTGATGACCGTCGAGCCGGGCTTCGGCGGCCAGTCGTTCATGCCGGAGACCATGCCGAAGCTCGCCCGGCTCGCGGACGCCCGCGCCCGGCACGGTCTCGACGTGTGGCTGCAGGTCGACGGCGGCATCACCACCGAGACGATCGGCCGGGCCGCCGAGGCCGGAGCAGACACCTTCGTGGCCGGATCGGCGGTCTTCGGCGCCGGCGTCCCGGCCGAGGCGATCGAGGCGCTGCGCGAGGCCGCGTCACGATCGGGCCATCGGCACCGGTAA